In the Bordetella genomosp. 10 genome, one interval contains:
- a CDS encoding SagB/ThcOx family dehydrogenase produces the protein MKAENRLETVLAFHARTKHRLDAYAPGPDGLDWATQPDPFRTYEGAEQVALARPEPAADGPDFDTVAAGAVDPAELSFNLVSQLLYDALAISAWKVAGGDRWAVRCNPSSGNLHPTEAHLLLPAIDGLGQAPALYHYRPLDHALERRTVWKTSQWDGAMAALPPSTFLVALTSIHWREAWKYGERAYRYCQHDVGHAIAQLSYAAAALGWHVRPLSAVSDDDIALLAGISAQVGEDGEHPDVLLAASPQAAAPDVAAAWVPPCAWTTARDRPPFKGVPNRLSPSHRPWPEIDRVAAATRRERQAGSLVAAAPTTRRAAVVGSRPGLAARRLFRTRRSAVEMDGQAGLLKGDFGRLLARLLPATATPWAAWPWASAIHPVFLVHRVIGLERGIYLLVREPGQESRLREALTGFSEWEPIAGLPGNARLVRLGVGDTRRFAAGSNCHQAIAANGVFSVAMLADFERTLQQEGPWSYRRLFWEAGMVGQVLYLEAEAVGLRGTGIGCFFDDVIHDAFGLSGMTFQSLYGFTVGGARHDSRIQTEPAYEGAHRE, from the coding sequence ATGAAGGCCGAAAATCGCCTCGAAACCGTCCTGGCCTTCCACGCCCGCACGAAACACCGGCTGGACGCTTACGCGCCCGGGCCCGATGGGCTGGATTGGGCCACGCAGCCCGATCCCTTTCGTACTTATGAGGGCGCGGAACAGGTCGCGCTTGCACGGCCGGAGCCGGCAGCCGATGGCCCGGATTTCGACACAGTGGCCGCGGGTGCGGTTGACCCCGCCGAGCTGTCGTTCAACCTGGTCTCGCAACTTCTCTACGACGCTCTGGCCATCTCGGCCTGGAAGGTCGCAGGCGGCGATCGCTGGGCCGTGCGCTGCAATCCTTCCAGTGGCAACCTGCATCCGACCGAAGCGCACCTGTTGCTGCCCGCGATCGACGGCCTCGGTCAGGCCCCGGCGCTATACCACTATCGACCGCTCGATCACGCATTGGAACGGCGCACCGTCTGGAAGACGAGCCAGTGGGACGGCGCGATGGCGGCGTTGCCCCCGTCTACCTTCCTGGTCGCGCTCACGTCCATCCACTGGCGGGAAGCCTGGAAGTACGGTGAGCGCGCCTACCGCTATTGCCAGCACGACGTGGGACATGCGATCGCGCAGCTGTCCTATGCCGCCGCGGCGCTGGGCTGGCACGTCCGGCCGCTGTCTGCCGTCAGCGACGATGACATCGCGCTGCTCGCGGGTATCTCGGCCCAGGTGGGCGAAGACGGGGAGCATCCGGACGTCTTGTTGGCCGCGTCGCCGCAGGCCGCGGCCCCCGACGTGGCGGCGGCGTGGGTGCCCCCCTGCGCGTGGACCACGGCACGCGACCGCCCGCCGTTCAAAGGCGTGCCCAATCGCCTGAGCCCGAGCCACCGGCCATGGCCGGAAATCGACCGGGTTGCTGCCGCGACGCGGCGGGAACGGCAGGCAGGCAGTCTGGTCGCCGCGGCGCCGACGACGCGGCGCGCCGCCGTGGTGGGAAGCCGCCCGGGCTTGGCGGCACGCCGGCTGTTCCGTACCCGGCGCAGTGCCGTCGAGATGGACGGTCAGGCCGGTCTGCTCAAAGGTGACTTTGGACGACTCCTGGCGCGGCTGCTGCCGGCGACGGCCACGCCGTGGGCTGCGTGGCCGTGGGCAAGCGCCATTCACCCTGTTTTTCTGGTCCACCGGGTCATCGGCCTGGAGCGCGGCATCTACCTGCTGGTCCGCGAGCCCGGCCAGGAATCGCGGCTGCGCGAGGCGTTGACCGGATTCTCGGAATGGGAGCCGATCGCGGGCCTTCCGGGTAACGCACGGCTGGTCCGGCTCGGCGTGGGCGATACGCGGCGATTCGCCGCCGGCAGCAACTGCCACCAGGCCATTGCGGCCAACGGTGTGTTCTCGGTTGCCATGTTGGCCGACTTCGAGCGCACGCTGCAACAAGAAGGCCCGTGGAGCTACCGGCGCCTCTTCTGGGAGGCCGGCATGGTGGGACAAGTGCTTTATTTGGAGGCGGAGGCAGTGGGGTTGCGCGGCACGGGAATAGGTTGTTTTTTTGATGATGTGATTCACGATGCATTCGGACTATCGGGAATGACGTTCCAGAGCCTCTATGGCTTCACGGTCGGAGGGGCCAGGCACGATTCGCGCATCCAGACCGAGCCCGCCTATGAAGGAGCGCATCGTGAATGA
- a CDS encoding dihydroorotase produces the protein MKERIVNDDRDIARRLARRHADLCVTGGTVVTPSGYTPCDIVCLGGKIVALDATGWTARTTLHALGLHVLPGVIDSQVHFREPGLTHKENLETGTRGAVLGGVTAVFEMPNTNPLTLTAADLQAKLDRAHGRAWCDYAFYMGGSAVNAEQLAELERLPGCAGVKVFMGSSFGDLLADDEDVLRRIVRHGTRRMAVHAEDEARLRERKALAQASGDVRDHPVWRDVTSALTATQRIVGLAAEAGRRLHVLHVSTAEEMAFLAHHKRRVSVEVTPHHLTLAAPECYERLGTLAQMNPPVREQHHQDALWRAIRDGIVDVLGSDHAPHTLDEKQQPYPTSPSGMTGVQTLLPIMLDHVHAGRLTLERLVDLTSAGPARLFGLAGKGRIAVGYDADLTLVDLRARREITNRWMASVAAWTPYHGKSVTGWPMATVVRGHVVAKDAALIGEPVGQPIEFLEATANPVDF, from the coding sequence ATGAAGGAGCGCATCGTGAATGATGATCGGGACATTGCGCGCCGGCTGGCACGCCGGCACGCAGACCTGTGCGTGACGGGCGGTACCGTGGTGACGCCCAGCGGCTATACCCCCTGCGACATTGTTTGCCTGGGCGGCAAGATCGTGGCCCTGGATGCGACGGGCTGGACGGCACGGACCACCCTCCATGCCCTGGGCCTGCATGTGCTGCCTGGGGTGATCGACAGCCAGGTGCATTTCCGCGAGCCGGGGCTGACACACAAGGAAAACCTGGAAACCGGCACCCGCGGCGCGGTGTTGGGCGGGGTGACGGCCGTCTTCGAGATGCCCAACACCAATCCGCTGACCTTGACCGCGGCGGACCTGCAAGCCAAGCTGGACCGCGCGCACGGGCGCGCCTGGTGCGACTATGCCTTCTACATGGGCGGATCGGCGGTGAACGCGGAGCAGTTGGCCGAGTTGGAGCGCCTGCCGGGCTGCGCCGGCGTCAAGGTGTTCATGGGCAGTTCTTTCGGCGACCTGTTGGCCGACGACGAGGACGTGCTGCGGCGTATCGTGCGCCATGGCACGCGGCGCATGGCGGTGCATGCCGAGGACGAGGCGCGCTTGCGCGAGCGCAAGGCGCTGGCCCAGGCTAGCGGCGACGTGCGCGACCATCCTGTCTGGCGCGATGTCACCAGCGCGCTGACGGCGACACAGCGGATCGTCGGCCTGGCTGCCGAGGCCGGCCGCAGGCTGCACGTCTTGCACGTGTCCACCGCAGAGGAAATGGCTTTCCTGGCCCACCACAAGCGCCGTGTCAGCGTCGAGGTCACGCCTCACCACCTGACCCTTGCGGCGCCGGAATGCTATGAACGGCTGGGCACGTTGGCACAGATGAACCCGCCCGTGCGCGAGCAGCATCATCAGGATGCGCTGTGGCGGGCGATCCGTGACGGCATCGTGGATGTCCTGGGCAGTGACCATGCGCCGCATACGCTCGACGAAAAGCAGCAACCCTATCCGACCTCGCCCAGCGGCATGACGGGCGTACAGACGCTGTTGCCCATCATGTTGGACCACGTCCACGCGGGCCGCCTGACCCTGGAACGGTTGGTGGACCTGACGAGTGCCGGACCGGCCCGTCTCTTCGGCCTCGCCGGCAAGGGCCGCATTGCCGTCGGCTATGACGCGGACCTGACGCTGGTGGACCTCCGTGCCCGGCGGGAGATTACCAACCGTTGGATGGCGAGTGTCGCGGCCTGGACGCCCTATCACGGAAAGAGCGTCACGGGGTGGCCCATGGCCACCGTGGTCCGGGGCCATGTGGTGGCGAAAGATGCCGCGCTCATCGGCGAGCCCGTGGGGCAACCTATTGAGTTCCTGGAGGCGACGGCGAATCCTGTAGATTTTTGA
- the hisI gene encoding phosphoribosyl-AMP cyclohydrolase has protein sequence MNTQDETVQPGVDATRIGTVLPLPRFSPRTSIEQIEEGDELAPKFDRDGLIPCVTTDAELGEVLMLGYMNEEALRRTIQTGEAHYWSRSRQVVWHKGATSGLVQTVEELRIDDDQDAVWLRVRVAGSAASCHVGYRSCFYRSVPIGRARTQGDSLLFTESEKIFDPKLVYGDAPNPTIL, from the coding sequence ATGAACACCCAAGACGAAACCGTTCAACCCGGTGTTGATGCGACGCGCATAGGCACCGTATTGCCGCTTCCCCGATTTTCGCCGAGAACATCGATCGAGCAGATCGAGGAAGGCGACGAACTGGCGCCAAAATTCGACCGCGACGGCCTGATTCCTTGCGTGACGACCGATGCCGAGCTTGGCGAGGTGCTGATGCTGGGCTATATGAATGAAGAGGCGTTGCGTAGAACCATCCAGACTGGCGAGGCCCATTACTGGAGTCGATCGCGTCAGGTCGTGTGGCACAAAGGCGCCACCAGCGGTCTGGTGCAGACGGTCGAAGAACTTCGCATCGACGATGACCAGGATGCCGTCTGGCTGCGTGTACGGGTCGCCGGCTCTGCCGCAAGTTGCCACGTCGGCTATCGCTCCTGCTTCTACCGCAGCGTGCCGATCGGGCGGGCGCGTACGCAAGGCGATTCGCTTCTTTTCACGGAATCGGAAAAAATCTTCGACCCGAAGCTGGTGTACGGCGACGCGCCGAATCCCACCATCCTGTGA
- the thrS gene encoding threonine--tRNA ligase: MSAMTESPAAVPVATALQVLKAAAPEQLRTAVAARVDGILRDLSDPVDPHADVQPVAADSPDGLAVIRHSCAHLVGHAVKQLYPTAEMVIGPVIEDGFYYDIAFERPFTQEDLAAIEARMRVLIAKHYPVIKRLVPREEAIHVFQARGEAYKLRLIEDMPDEATLGLYFHEEYVDMCRGPHVPNTRFLKHFKLTKLAGAYWRGDARNEQLQRIYGTAWASREALDAYLTRLEEAERRDHRRLGRELDLFHFQEDAPGAVFWHPKGWTVFRVLVDYMRRRQEAAGYVEVNTPDVMDRSLWERSGHWANYREHMFTTTTEDERVFALKPMNCPGGVSLFKHGLRSYRDLPIRMAEFGKVHRYEPSGALHGLMRVRHFTQDDAHIFCTPEQMDAECRDVVALVLDIYRQFGFEDVAIKLSTRPEHRMGDDATWDRLEHALVQALDGLGLSYAVNPGEGAFYGPKLEFVLRDAIGRDWQCGTLQVDMNLPERFDIDYVAEDGQRRRPVMLHRALFGSLERFIGILLEHHAGHLPAWLAPIQATVLSITESHADYARGVSDALRRAGVRSAADVRNEKIGYKIREHTLQRVPYLLVVGAKEAEGSTVALRSRAGEDLGTMVLAEAAQRLQEAARPPDQQVRA; the protein is encoded by the coding sequence ATGAGCGCAATGACGGAAAGTCCTGCGGCGGTGCCTGTGGCCACGGCCCTCCAGGTTCTCAAGGCTGCGGCGCCCGAACAGTTGAGGACTGCCGTGGCGGCGCGTGTCGATGGCATCTTGCGGGATCTGTCCGACCCGGTTGATCCACACGCCGACGTCCAGCCCGTGGCGGCCGACAGCCCGGATGGCCTGGCCGTCATTCGGCACTCGTGCGCGCATCTGGTGGGACATGCCGTCAAGCAGCTTTATCCGACGGCCGAGATGGTCATCGGCCCGGTGATCGAGGATGGCTTTTACTACGACATCGCGTTCGAGCGGCCGTTTACGCAAGAAGATCTGGCGGCGATAGAGGCGCGTATGCGCGTGCTGATTGCCAAGCACTATCCGGTCATCAAGCGGCTGGTGCCGCGTGAGGAAGCCATCCACGTCTTCCAGGCGCGCGGCGAGGCCTACAAGCTGCGGCTGATCGAGGACATGCCCGACGAGGCGACGCTGGGCCTGTATTTCCACGAGGAATACGTGGACATGTGCCGCGGCCCGCACGTGCCCAATACGCGCTTTCTGAAGCACTTCAAGCTGACCAAGCTGGCCGGCGCCTATTGGCGAGGCGACGCCAGGAACGAGCAGTTGCAGCGCATCTACGGCACGGCCTGGGCGAGCCGCGAGGCGTTGGACGCCTACCTGACCCGCCTGGAGGAGGCGGAAAGACGCGACCATCGCCGCCTGGGCCGGGAACTGGACCTGTTCCATTTCCAGGAAGATGCCCCCGGCGCCGTCTTCTGGCACCCCAAGGGCTGGACGGTCTTTCGGGTGCTGGTCGACTACATGCGCCGCCGCCAGGAAGCGGCCGGCTACGTCGAGGTCAATACGCCCGACGTCATGGACCGCAGCCTGTGGGAGCGCTCGGGGCACTGGGCCAACTATCGCGAGCACATGTTCACCACGACCACCGAGGATGAACGGGTCTTCGCGCTCAAGCCCATGAATTGCCCGGGTGGCGTCTCGCTCTTCAAGCACGGGCTGCGCAGCTACCGCGACCTGCCTATCCGCATGGCCGAGTTCGGCAAGGTGCACCGCTACGAGCCCTCGGGCGCGCTGCACGGCCTGATGCGGGTGCGCCATTTCACCCAGGATGACGCGCACATCTTCTGCACGCCTGAGCAGATGGACGCCGAGTGCCGGGACGTGGTCGCGTTGGTGCTGGACATCTACCGCCAGTTCGGCTTCGAGGACGTGGCGATCAAGCTCTCGACCCGGCCCGAGCACCGGATGGGCGACGACGCCACCTGGGACCGCCTGGAGCATGCGCTGGTACAGGCGCTCGATGGCCTGGGCTTGTCCTATGCGGTCAATCCGGGGGAAGGGGCATTCTACGGCCCGAAGCTCGAATTCGTGCTGCGCGATGCCATCGGCCGCGATTGGCAGTGCGGCACGCTACAGGTGGACATGAACCTGCCCGAGCGGTTCGATATCGACTACGTGGCCGAGGATGGCCAGCGCAGGCGTCCCGTCATGCTGCATCGCGCCTTGTTCGGCTCGTTGGAGCGTTTCATCGGCATACTTCTGGAGCACCATGCCGGCCATCTGCCGGCCTGGCTCGCGCCGATACAGGCAACCGTGCTGTCCATTACCGAGTCCCACGCCGATTATGCCCGGGGTGTGTCCGACGCATTGCGCCGGGCCGGCGTCCGAAGCGCCGCCGACGTGCGCAACGAGAAAATCGGCTACAAGATCCGCGAGCACACCCTGCAGCGGGTGCCGTATCTGCTCGTGGTCGGGGCCAAGGAAGCCGAGGGTAGCACGGTGGCGCTGCGCAGCCGCGCCGGCGAAGACCTCGGCACGATGGTACTGGCCGAGGCCGCGCAGCGCCTGCAAGAGGCCGCGCGGCCGCCCGATCAGCAGGTCCGCGCATGA
- a CDS encoding N-acyl-D-amino-acid deacylase family protein, which yields MEFDIVIKGAKVVDGLGGPPVAADIAILGERIARIGDGAQWTARETIDAGGKVAAPGFIDCHTHDDRLLLSSPLMRPKVSQGVTTVITGNCGISLAPVSVAGDAIVPPLNLIAKQRGDLFGTMREYAAALADSPAAVNSAALVGHSSLRVSAMDRLDRPADKAEIAAMRRALDIALGHGAIGLSTGLYYPTAVHSSTEEVIGVAAPLARWNGVYTTHLRDEGDHICDAMEEAFTIGRAADVPAILSHHKVMGKHNHGRSTETLALYDKARRNQPLGMDLYPYAASSTVLDTRRLADSDKVLITWSEARPDVQGQDLFELAGREGKDPVVLAGELQPAGAIYFSMDEGDVKRIMAYDQVMIGSDGLPHDTSPHPRLWGAFSRVLGKYSREQHVLGMEEAVRRMTSLTAAKFGLKDRGVLKAGCFADIVMFDPETVADAATFLSPLQPSVGIACVMVNGAVVESDGVPTGARPGRFLGNEDRGAPGLDVPAWA from the coding sequence ATGGAATTCGATATCGTGATCAAGGGCGCCAAGGTGGTCGACGGCCTGGGCGGCCCGCCGGTGGCCGCCGACATTGCCATCCTCGGCGAACGCATCGCGCGGATCGGCGACGGCGCGCAATGGACGGCCCGCGAAACCATCGATGCGGGGGGCAAGGTGGCGGCGCCCGGCTTCATCGACTGCCACACCCACGACGACCGCCTGCTGCTGAGCAGCCCGCTGATGCGCCCCAAGGTGAGCCAGGGGGTTACGACCGTCATCACCGGCAACTGCGGCATCAGCCTGGCGCCGGTCAGCGTGGCGGGCGATGCCATCGTTCCTCCGCTGAACCTGATCGCCAAGCAGCGCGGCGACCTGTTCGGCACCATGCGCGAGTATGCGGCGGCGCTGGCCGACAGTCCCGCCGCCGTCAACAGCGCGGCGCTGGTGGGGCATTCCAGCCTGCGCGTCTCCGCCATGGACCGGCTCGACCGCCCGGCCGACAAGGCCGAAATCGCCGCCATGCGCCGGGCGCTGGATATTGCCCTGGGCCACGGCGCCATCGGGCTGTCCACGGGCTTGTACTACCCGACCGCGGTGCACTCCAGCACCGAGGAAGTCATCGGCGTGGCCGCGCCGCTGGCCCGCTGGAACGGCGTGTACACCACGCACCTGCGCGACGAAGGCGACCACATCTGCGACGCGATGGAGGAGGCCTTCACCATCGGCCGCGCCGCCGACGTGCCGGCCATTCTTTCGCACCACAAGGTCATGGGCAAGCACAACCATGGCCGCTCGACCGAAACGCTGGCGCTATACGACAAGGCTCGCAGGAACCAGCCGCTGGGCATGGATCTCTATCCCTATGCGGCGTCTTCGACCGTGCTGGATACGCGGCGGCTGGCCGACAGCGACAAGGTGCTGATCACCTGGTCGGAGGCGCGCCCCGACGTGCAAGGCCAGGACCTGTTCGAGCTGGCCGGGCGCGAGGGCAAGGATCCGGTCGTATTGGCCGGGGAACTGCAACCGGCGGGCGCGATCTATTTTTCGATGGACGAAGGCGACGTCAAGCGCATCATGGCCTACGACCAGGTGATGATAGGTTCCGACGGGCTGCCGCACGACACCTCGCCGCACCCCCGGCTATGGGGGGCGTTTTCGCGGGTGCTGGGCAAGTATTCGCGCGAGCAGCATGTGCTGGGCATGGAAGAGGCGGTGCGCCGGATGACCAGCCTGACCGCCGCAAAGTTCGGCTTGAAGGACCGCGGCGTGCTGAAGGCCGGCTGCTTCGCCGATATCGTGATGTTCGATCCGGAGACGGTGGCCGATGCCGCAACCTTCCTGAGTCCGTTGCAGCCTTCGGTGGGGATCGCGTGCGTGATGGTCAACGGCGCCGTGGTCGAAAGCGACGGCGTGCCGACCGGGGCGCGGCCGGGACGTTTCCTGGGCAACGAAGACCGCGGCGCGCCCGGCCTGGACGTGCCGGCCTGGGCGTAG
- a CDS encoding N-carbamoyl-D-amino-acid hydrolase: MTSARKMGLAVAQMGPVNSTDSRAGTLKRLLDMLREAKGRGAELAVFPELAFTTFFPRYWMDQSEAVARYFEAAMPNPDVQPLFDEARKLGIGFHIGYAEATPDGHFFNTAILVDKHAHIVGKYRKVHLPGHADHRPSYPFQHLEKKYFEVGDLGFKTWDFLNTRVGMCICNDRRWPETYRVMGLQGAELVMLGYNTPSRNNSYHEAPHLPDFHHLLSIQAGAYQNAMWVAAAGKVGYEDGIHMIGGSAIVAPDGEIVAKAAGDTDDEVIFFNVDFARCDGPREYMFNFAKHRRTEHYGLIVEQTGMAERIA; the protein is encoded by the coding sequence ATGACCTCAGCGCGCAAGATGGGCCTGGCAGTGGCCCAGATGGGACCCGTGAATTCCACCGATTCCCGCGCCGGCACCCTCAAGCGCCTGCTGGACATGCTGCGCGAGGCCAAGGGCCGGGGCGCGGAACTGGCGGTCTTTCCGGAACTGGCCTTCACCACTTTCTTCCCGCGCTACTGGATGGACCAGTCCGAGGCGGTCGCCAGGTATTTCGAGGCGGCGATGCCCAATCCCGACGTTCAGCCCTTGTTCGACGAGGCGAGGAAACTGGGCATCGGTTTTCATATCGGTTATGCCGAGGCCACGCCGGACGGGCATTTCTTCAACACGGCCATCCTGGTCGACAAGCACGCCCATATCGTCGGCAAGTACCGCAAGGTGCATCTCCCGGGCCATGCCGATCACCGGCCCAGCTATCCCTTCCAGCATCTGGAAAAGAAATACTTCGAAGTAGGCGACCTGGGTTTCAAGACCTGGGACTTCCTGAATACACGGGTCGGCATGTGCATCTGCAACGACCGCCGCTGGCCCGAGACCTATCGCGTGATGGGGCTGCAAGGCGCCGAGCTGGTCATGCTCGGCTACAACACGCCTTCGCGCAACAACAGTTATCACGAGGCGCCGCATCTGCCGGATTTCCACCATTTGCTGAGCATCCAGGCCGGTGCCTACCAGAACGCGATGTGGGTGGCGGCGGCCGGCAAGGTAGGATACGAAGACGGCATACACATGATAGGCGGATCGGCCATCGTGGCGCCCGACGGCGAAATCGTCGCCAAGGCGGCCGGCGACACCGACGACGAGGTGATTTTCTTCAACGTCGATTTCGCCCGCTGCGACGGGCCGCGGGAATACATGTTCAACTTCGCCAAGCATCGCCGCACCGAGCATTACGGACTGATCGTCGAACAAACGGGCATGGCGGAAAGAATCGCCTGA